Genomic DNA from Acidisoma sp. PAMC 29798:
GCAGATGCACCACGGCACCGGCGCCATGGCGGGTATCGTATAAGGCCGTGTGCAGCGGAATTTCCTTGGTGGGCTTGTCGCCCGAAACCAGGTGTCCGGCGGTGTCCAGCTTGGAAATTCGTGCGGGATCGAGAAACCCCATCGAGGCATCGGTCGGCGTCATCAGCCAGCCACCTTCCGGCAGCCGGGCGCTGATATTGCCGGAGGAACCGGGCGTCAGTCCGCGTTCGAACAGGGAGCGCGCGAAGGTGCAGATCTGCTCACGCAGGCGGGCTTCGGTCATGCGAGGCTCCAGAAACCGAGAGGAAGGGTTACGCGGTCGCGCCTTCGATCAGATCGACGCCCAGATCGACCTTTTGCGACGGGGCGTCGCCACAGACCAGCATGGCGCCGACTTCGCCGATCTTCAGGCGCGGCGTGCGGACCGTGGACAGCGGTTGCGGCGCGACCTGCCCAACCTCCAGGGCGTTATGGCCGAACAGCGCCAGTGTGCCGGGGATCGCAATGCCGCGTGCGAGGCAGTGGAAATACCCGCCGAGGGCCATGTCGTCATTCGAGAAATAGACCGCGTCAAGCTTGGGGGACCGCGCGAGAAGTGCGGCAAGGCCGCAGCGTCCGGCCTCGATCGATGACGGGGCATCCACGATCTCCTTGTCGTGCAAAGGATGCCCAGCCTCCCTCAGCGTCGTCTCGAAGCCGCTCCAGCGTTTGCCGGCGCGCAGGTCGGTGCCGATCGTCATGCCGCTGCCATGCCCGACATAGCCGAAGCGCCGATAGCCGCGCGCAAGCAGATGCCGCGCCGCGACGCAGCCTGCGTCGAAATTCGAAAAGCCGACGATGATGTCGATGCCGTCGCCGTCCGTGTCCATCAGTTCGGCTATGCGGATGCCGGCGTTGCGCAGCATGGCCTCCGCGCGGGGGGTGTGTTCCAGCCCCGTCACCAACAGGCCGGCGGGACGCCAGGCGAGAAGAGATTCGATCAGCGCCTCCTCCCGCGCCGGATCGTATTCCGTTACGGCGATGACCGGATGGTAGCCCATCGTCTCCAAGGGTCCCGCCGCCCCGCGCAGCACTTCCGGGAAGACGATATTGGCGAGGGACGGCAAGACGATCCCGACCAGATTGGAGCCGGAGGAGGCGAGAGTGCCGGCGACGCGGTTCGGCACATATCCCAGCGCGCGCACCGTCTCCATAACCCGCGCGCGCGTATCGGCGGCGATAGGGCCGCTGTTGCGGATGACCCGCGACACCGTGATTTCGCTCACGCCGGCCTGACGCGCGACTTCAGTGAGCGTGGTGCGTCGGGCGGTCTTGCGCCCTGCCGGGCGTGTCGGGTGATCCATCCGCCTTGTCATGCTCTGGGAAGGCTCCGGCGTCCAGACTGTCGTGTCGCGCCCGGTAAAACGCGTCTTGACCCGCCGCGGAGAGTTTGTCATGTGTGAGAATGACAGCGCTGTCATGGCTTTCTCGATGATTCGGGGGGTAAGAAGAGCGGCGCAGAGGAAAGATATGTCCGCCATGAGCAGCAGCACGCCGCAGGTCACCGTCATCGGTCTCGGCTCCATGGGGTTCGGCATGGCGCAGTCGTTGCGGCGCGCGGGCTTCGATGTCGTGGGCTGTGACGTCACGGCCGCCGGGCGAGAACGGTTCGTGGCCGACGGCGGCCATGCGGCCGCGACCCCCGCCGAGGCGGCGCGGGGATCGGCCATCATCGTCTCCGTCGTCGTCAATGCGGCGCAAACCGAGGCCGTGTTGTTCGGCCCCGACGGATGCGCGGATGTGATGGACGCGGACGCGGTATTCGTCTCCTCCGCCACCATGGCGCCCGATGTTGCCCTCGCCCTCGCGGCGCGGTTGGAAGCGACGGGTCGCCACTACCTCGATGCGCCGATTAGCGGCGGGGCGCAGCGCGCGTCGGAAGGCGCCTTGACCATCCTCGCCTCCGGCACGGCTGCCGCCTTCGATCGCGCGCGCCCGGCGCTGGATGCCATGGCCGCGACTCTCTACGAGTTGGGGGATAGCGCCGGCACGGGCGCCGCCTTCAAGATGATCAACCAATTGCTCGCGGGCGTGCATATTGCCGCCGCCTGCGAGGCGATCACCTTCGCGGCCAAACAGGGCCTCGATATCCGCCGCGTCTATGAAGTGATCACCGCCTCGGCGGGCAATTCCTGGATGTTCGAGAACCGCGTGCCGCATGTGCTGGACGGCGATTATGCACCGCGCAGCGCGGTGGAAATCTTCACCAAGGATCTCGGCATCATCATGGATATGTCGCGGAGCGAGAAGTTCCCGGTCCCGGTCGCGAGTGCGGCCTTGCAGATGTTCATGATGACGGCGGCCAATGGTATGGCGCGGGATGACGATGCCTCCGTCGCGCGGTTCTATGGCCGTATCACCGGCACGCCGCTGCCCGGCGATCAATAAGGACGAGTGCCATGCCCCGTTTCGCCGCGAACCTGACGATGATGTTCAATGAGGTGCCCTTCCTCGATCGCTTCGCGGCTGCCGCCGCGGCGGGCTTTTCGGCGGTCGAATTTCTGTTCCCCTATGAGCATCCGCCCGAGGCGGTGGCCGCTGCCTTGCACGACCACGGATTGACCCAGGCGCTGTTCAATCTGCCGCCGGGGGATTGGGCCGCCGGTGACCGTGGCATGGCGGCCCTTCCCGCACGCGTCACAGAACTCCACGAGAGTGTGGAGACGGCGCTGACCTATGCGGAGGCGACGGGCTGCACCACCCTACATCTCATGGCCGGGATCGCGGATGCCGCCGATCCTGCGGCCCTCGCGGCCTATCGTGACGCCGTTGCCTGGACGGCCGACCGACTCGCAAAAGCGGGCGTGACGCTGGTGCTGGAGCCGATCAACAAGCGGGACATGCCCGGCTATTTCCTGAACGATTTCGCCATGGCTGAGCGGCTGATCAATGACCTCGCTCTGCCGAACTTGCGTTTGCAGTTCGACATCTATCACCACACCATCATGCACGGCGATGTCACGATGGCGCTGCGGCGGCTGATGCCGATCATTGGTCATGTGCAGATCGCGAGCGTGCCCTCTCGCCACGAACCGGCTGGGGAGGAATTGAACTACCCTTTCCTGTTCGAGGAGCTAGACCGCCTTGGCTATCAGGGATTCGTCGGCTGCGAATATCGCCCGCGCGCTGGCACTGAGGCTGGGCTTGGCTGGTTCGCGCCGTATCGGGCGTTTGCGGCGTGACCCTCGCTCTCGGCTGTATCGCGGATGACTACACGGGCGCCTCGGACCTCGCCAATACGCTGGCGCGACAGGGGCTGCGCACGGTGCAGACGATCGGCGTTCCCGCCGGCGGCTTTGATCTTTCCGCCGTGGATGCCGTCGTCATTGCGTTGAAGAGCCGCTCAATCCCCGCCGAGGAGGCCATTGTCGCCTCCCGCAAGGCGGAGGCCTGGCTGCGCGGCCAGGGCGCGGATCATGTGCTTTTCAAGATCTGCTCGACCTTTGATTCCACAGATGCCGGCAATATCGGCCCTGTCTCGGATGCGCTGCGCGCCGACGGCGGCAACGCGATAGTGGTGGTGACGCCTGCTTTTCCCGCGACGGGACGGACCGTCTTCCAGGGCAATCTCTTTGTCTGGTCCACGCCGCTTAACGAGAGCCCGCTGAAGGACCATCCGCTCAACCCGATGCATGATGCGAACCTCGTGCGCGTGCTGGCGCGACAGAGCGCGACCCGCATCGGCCTGGTGACGCTCGACATCGTCGAAGCGGGTGTGGAAGCGGTGCGCGCGCGGCTTAAGGTTTTGGCTGCTGAGGGCTGTGGCATGGCCATCGTCGATGCGGTCTTCGACCATCATCTCCACACCATTGGCATGGTGGCGCTCGGCTATCCGCTGTCGACCGGCGCCTCCGGCCTCGGGCTTGGCCTCGCCGTTGCGCTGATCGCCTCGGGCCGCGTGTCCGCAACGATCGCAGCGTCCGAGACGGCGGCGCCGGTTGGCGGATACGCCGCGATGCTTGCCGGCAGTTGCTCCGCCGCCACGCTGGCGCAGATCGACGCGGTGGCGGATCGGGTTCCCGTGCTGCGGCTGGAGGCGGAGGCTTTGCTCGCTGACCCGCACGCCGAAGTCGCGGCCGCGCTGGCTTGGGCTGTGCCGAAACTCGCGGCCGGTCCCGTGCTCATCGCCAGCTCTGCGACGCCCGACCGCGTGTCGGCCCTGCGGTCGCGCCCGGACGCGGAGAGCACCGGCCATGTCATTGAGCAGGCGATGGCAGGCCTCGCCGCCGGGCTGGTCGAGGCCGGAACGCGGCGGCTGATCGTCGCGGGCGGAGAGACCTCAGGCGCGGTCGTCGATCGGCTTGGTGTCTCGGGCTTTCTGATCGGCGCGGAAATTGCCCCAGGCGTTCCGGTGCTGCGGACCATGGCTGAGGGGCGGCCGGATATGTTGATGGCGCTGAAATCCGGCAATTTCGGCGGGCCGAGCTTCTTCACGGATGCCCTTGCCCTGATGGACTAAGGATGAATTTGCGCACAACGCGCAGATAATGCTTGTGAGGCAGCATCAGACTCCCGATATTGCGTTATTCGCGCAATATCGGAGTAACC
This window encodes:
- a CDS encoding LacI family DNA-binding transcriptional regulator — protein: MDHPTRPAGRKTARRTTLTEVARQAGVSEITVSRVIRNSGPIAADTRARVMETVRALGYVPNRVAGTLASSGSNLVGIVLPSLANIVFPEVLRGAAGPLETMGYHPVIAVTEYDPAREEALIESLLAWRPAGLLVTGLEHTPRAEAMLRNAGIRIAELMDTDGDGIDIIVGFSNFDAGCVAARHLLARGYRRFGYVGHGSGMTIGTDLRAGKRWSGFETTLREAGHPLHDKEIVDAPSSIEAGRCGLAALLARSPKLDAVYFSNDDMALGGYFHCLARGIAIPGTLALFGHNALEVGQVAPQPLSTVRTPRLKIGEVGAMLVCGDAPSQKVDLGVDLIEGATA
- the ltnD gene encoding L-threonate dehydrogenase, whose protein sequence is MSSSTPQVTVIGLGSMGFGMAQSLRRAGFDVVGCDVTAAGRERFVADGGHAAATPAEAARGSAIIVSVVVNAAQTEAVLFGPDGCADVMDADAVFVSSATMAPDVALALAARLEATGRHYLDAPISGGAQRASEGALTILASGTAAAFDRARPALDAMAATLYELGDSAGTGAAFKMINQLLAGVHIAAACEAITFAAKQGLDIRRVYEVITASAGNSWMFENRVPHVLDGDYAPRSAVEIFTKDLGIIMDMSRSEKFPVPVASAALQMFMMTAANGMARDDDASVARFYGRITGTPLPGDQ
- the otnI gene encoding 2-oxo-tetronate isomerase; translated protein: MPRFAANLTMMFNEVPFLDRFAAAAAAGFSAVEFLFPYEHPPEAVAAALHDHGLTQALFNLPPGDWAAGDRGMAALPARVTELHESVETALTYAEATGCTTLHLMAGIADAADPAALAAYRDAVAWTADRLAKAGVTLVLEPINKRDMPGYFLNDFAMAERLINDLALPNLRLQFDIYHHTIMHGDVTMALRRLMPIIGHVQIASVPSRHEPAGEELNYPFLFEELDRLGYQGFVGCEYRPRAGTEAGLGWFAPYRAFAA
- the otnK gene encoding 3-oxo-tetronate kinase — its product is MTLALGCIADDYTGASDLANTLARQGLRTVQTIGVPAGGFDLSAVDAVVIALKSRSIPAEEAIVASRKAEAWLRGQGADHVLFKICSTFDSTDAGNIGPVSDALRADGGNAIVVVTPAFPATGRTVFQGNLFVWSTPLNESPLKDHPLNPMHDANLVRVLARQSATRIGLVTLDIVEAGVEAVRARLKVLAAEGCGMAIVDAVFDHHLHTIGMVALGYPLSTGASGLGLGLAVALIASGRVSATIAASETAAPVGGYAAMLAGSCSAATLAQIDAVADRVPVLRLEAEALLADPHAEVAAALAWAVPKLAAGPVLIASSATPDRVSALRSRPDAESTGHVIEQAMAGLAAGLVEAGTRRLIVAGGETSGAVVDRLGVSGFLIGAEIAPGVPVLRTMAEGRPDMLMALKSGNFGGPSFFTDALALMD